Part of the Amblyraja radiata isolate CabotCenter1 chromosome 9, sAmbRad1.1.pri, whole genome shotgun sequence genome, ATGATGGTGGAACTGCCAGAGGATATTAATGGTATGGCAACTCTTACATTTTATAGCTTGTAGGCAAggaaaatgtttgaaatgttaTGGAACAAATTTGAATGTTTTCAAACTTGTTCCATAACATGTTTGAATTTTATGATTCTTGATTTTCATTTTTCAATTTATCTTTCCAAATTTCTTGAATGAGCTTTTGATGTACATGTTTAGGGCTATGTTCCATACTTTCTAAAATCTGACTATATTGAAGATGGAAAAAATATATTGTTCCTGTAGATCTTTTATTTTTACAGACCTCTATAATAACCCTATTCTTGATATAATTCTAATATTATAAAACTGCAGAGATGCTGAATATAAGAATTAAGAATATTTTATACTGTACACATTCACCAgtttgggctgcatcagtgaaaaGAGAAACCGGATGGTTTCAGCTTGGACTGTTCCTCAGTACTAGGAAaatgaggagatggggagagacttTTTAAAGTTGGATGGAGAATGGGGGAAGGATGATCAGAATTTGGGGATCTGTGATGAAGTCATGTCGggatgtagagagggagagagagagagaacaagcaAGTGCAAGGTGGTCAAGATAGTTGTGCAAGTCTGTGTGTTTGCAATGGATGTTTGTCACTGGCCTCTCTATGAGGATGAGACAAATATCTACAAATGAAAAGTAAAAAATAAGTCACGTGAAAATGAGGATATAATAGAAATTGTCAGTAAATGTAATGATATTTATGTTCTGTAGAGTGCTTACTGTAATGGTGCTGCATTGTACTATGCATCAGAAAAAGTGTAGAGGAAGTGGACCGAATCAAGAACTGTTACATACTGTATATCACATGGAGGGCCAAGTGTAGCTTGGGACCATATGAGAATCCATGTATTTCTGTTTTATATGCAAGAGTTTATTTTCCCACTGTCTTCTGATGATGTTTGGCCTCTATTtgcctattttttttaatgatgctTAAGATTGCAGTAATCCAGAAACGTGTTCTGTTCTCCCAGGAGTGTTCCTGTGGTCTGTCCCTTCACTCAAACTCAACCATCACCATctcgtatttatttatttttattcgtggtgactctttgcaagcaagtacacgcacacgcgcacttaTACGCACACAGGCCTTTACTGTAACAGTTATCTGATCTTCAGTCCTGCTGTACCAATGACCTGTCGTACCATCTATTGCCGAGTAAGGCTAAGGACCCAATACTGAGGAAAATATTCCATCTTCTGATATTCATCTGGGCTTGAAATTTATTCTATCCAGAGAATCTGCTTGAGGTCAATGTCTTATTTTATAATTCTGCAGATATCATGCTTTTTTCCCCCCCTGTTTTCACTATTTTTGTGGTCAACTTTTCCAGCCCTGCTCTTCTCATAAATTGTGAGCTCAAATTTCTCTAAATTACACTCTGCCCTGTTTAAAGCTCGACTCCAAGGTAGTAAGACCTACCTTCCTTATTTATAAAACACTACATAAGCTCAGCCCTGTTGCCTCCTCCACCGTGTGTTAATGTAACTTAACTTTGATAGTTTACCCCTTGTCTATTGGTGTGTAGACTTCCAGCGGCACTGTCATCCATTTCTAAAATAATGGCCAAAAATACACtgaatattttaaagaaaaacgTAGCTAGCAGTTATTCTAAACATTTACATTCTCCCAGCCTTTTCTTCTTTGATCTGACTTTTGTATAATATTTAGTGGCGATTTTTGCGTTTTGAAATAACTTACCATTTTCTACATATAGAGATATTGTATAAATGGAGCTGATGTTATTTAAAGAGTTGGATATCTCAATAATTTTTTGTGAAGATTAGTTTAATAAAAGTGGCAATGTGCACTGATTTTAGTATTAgaattaaagtgcacattttacCGTACAAATTTCCATTGTTATTTGCGAGAAAAAGGGTGGCAGGGTAGCGCagtggtggagatgctgccttatagtgcttgcagcactggggacccgggtttgatcctgactatgggtgctgtctgtatggagtttgtacgttctccacgtgatcgcgcgagttttctccaagatcttccgtttcctcccatactccaaagacgtgcaggtttgtaggttaattggcttggtgtacgtgtaaaaattgtccctagagtgtgttaatgtgcggggatcgctggtcggcgcggactcggtggtccgaagggcctgtttccgcgatgagtctctaaaactaaactaaaaagaaacataacattttaaatttggCCACCATTCTCCTAGACAATTTTACTCTTTAGTCCATTGAATTCTATACCTTTTAATCACAGTGTTTGCCACTACTGCTGCCAATCCAGATGAATCCTCTTATGCCTGTTATTATGATGAAGCTCGAGATACCTATTTGGGTGACGTGTACAGTGTTGTGTGGATGGAAGACTCTGACCAGGTATGAAGGAAATATCTAATCAATCGGCATGTATTTGTGCATGGAGGTGATGCTGTAGGAATTCCATTCACATTCCCTTTTATCTTTTCAGGAGGACCTGAAAAAAGAATCATTGCATCAACAATTCAAAATTGTAAAGAAAAGAACCAACACGAGCCATGTGCAAGAGTATGGGAATCTGGTAAGTGACAGCATTGTTCCAACTCTTTTAGAACGGGACGTGAGCAGAAACAAGCACGGTTTTTATTTTTTAGCTAATTACTTGGTTAAAAAGAGGTGGCTTTAAATTTTCTTCCATTTGCTTCAACTATTCCCTCATCACCGTCAGTCCTCTGGGTTCCTTATCTTCAGTGagcatctatctatctccttGTGTTTCCTCCACTCATGAACAGCTCTTTGAAGGATGTGTAGTGTAAAGTCAGTGTAAATGGGTGGATGAAGGTCagtatagacttgatggggcaatcggcctgtttctgtgcagtttgACTCTTTCTTCTTTCATGGATTTTCCACTGCAAGTTTAGAACTTCAAAATCCAGTCTCTCTTTGAGGCTAAATGTATAATTTCTGTCATAAGTGTCCAAAGAGGAAGATATTGGACCACTGGAACCTTCTTGTTGGATCCAGCATGTTGGCATTGAACAAAATTGTAATTGAAGGTAGAAAATAAATGCTCATCAATGGTGGTATTAGTGATTGATTATGGAAACGTGTTCTTTTCTTTTCCCCAGACACTTTCCCACATGAAACTGAATGCATTTCAGGGTTCTAAGAAAGCACCGCCCAAGACGCAGCATCCACTAGACATTGTGGATGCGGTGCCAAGCCCCGATGTCCTGCTTGACATCCTAAAGCGCAGGTATATGGCAACGAATGACATTGTGCTGGCTCAGAAGCTGCTGACGGAGATTAATGTGCACCTGGAGGTGAGATTCATACACCAGAGTTATCCACACAGTGTGGCTCTATTTTTTCCAAAATTAAGATTGAGTAAATCTcactggtggcgcagtggtagaatagctgcctgggttcgatcttgactacgggcgctatttgtacgttctccccgtgaccttcgtgggttttctcagggagctctggtttcttcccactttctaaagacgtacaggtttgtaagctatcgggcttggtaaaattgtccctagtgtgtgtaggacagcactAGTGTGGGGATCACCGGTCAGCACGgactctatgggccgaagggcctgtttccatgctgtatctctaaactaaatgcttTTGACATAACCAATTTGCTGGTGGTAATTCCATGAACTACTTTTCTTTCTGTGATGAGTAATAGTCTCTTTATTATCTACAATCTACGTAGGTATCTACAATTTATTGTGTTGGTTGCTTGATGGATGGCATTTACTCTGATCAGTCATGGAATTGCCAGCAAGCAGATCACGTGGCAGAGGGTTGCAGTTTCTGAGCCTGGGCACTGCAGGAAAAAAGTCTTggatgtgcaggctcgaagggccaaatggcctcctcctgcacctattttctatgatgtgTCACCATTGTCACATTCAAGGGTGTTCCAGAAATGACTGAGCTGATGCTCTTTGTATTGGGTCTGAAACACCATGCCACCCATTGTTAGTATATCTAGTGAAGTCCCACTCGTTTGAATGGTTCGCTGACCTGAACTAAAAAGTTAGTTAAGTTATTCTTTCGACTTTTGTTGAAATAATGATTATTAGTTGTGTTGTGAGATAACTATCTTTATCATAGCATGAGTTGTTGGGAGACCATTGTAATAGTCCATGAATATGGCCTTAGTGTCTGCTGCCTGAGCACTAGTTACCACTCATGACAGATTGTGCCTCACTAGTGTGGACAGTACAGGTAGTGACTGAGAGTTGTGGGCCGGAACAGGCAATCTGGACATTTAATTGCTTCTGTCACGACTGATGCTGGCTAAACCTACTGACCACTACCTGCATTTTCAATCCTTATTTCTCAGTCAATCTTTTGTAAACTGTTGGAAATTTATTTGCACCGTTAGTAAATATAATTGGATATTTCGAGTTGTAGTCAGAGTcacggaaactggccattcgcTCTGCCATATCTAGGCCGACAATAAAATATCCACCTACAGTCATCCCTTCAATGAGCCTTCAATATTTTGGGTGCTCATCcaggttcataagatcatgtgtgagagaagcagaattaggctgctcggcccatcaagtctactctgccattcaatccctcctaaccacattctcctgccttctccccataacctctgacacccgtactaatcgagaatctatatctctgcattaaatatatctactgactttGCCGAGGTTGTACCACAACAGCGAGCCAGGCCTGTTATCCGACTAGGCTGTGGCCCGTTGAGAAGCGGCCTATTCATGCTGCCTACATTTCGTATTCACATTGCAAATATATATGACAAGCAGTGTAGATCACTGCACTGGTCCCCATGATATACTATTTCCAATCACACAAACAATCCACCAGCATAAACATTTACTCCTATTACTAACCCTACATTGTATCCAATTTCCCAAATTGCCTTGGATCCCTGGGATTCTTAATTTATTCGACCAGTTTCCCAAGTGGGGgtttacatacatagatacatagaaaataggtgcaggagtaggccattcggcccttcgagcctgcaccgccattcaatatgatcatggctgatcatccaactcagtatcccgtacctgccttctctccatacccccgatccctttagccacaagggccacatctaactccctcttaaatatagccaatgaactggcctcaactaccctctgtggcagagagttccagagattcaccactctctgtgtgaaaaagtttcttctcatctcggtcctaaaggatttcccccttatccttaagctgtgaccccttgtcctggacttccccaacatcgggaacaatcttcctgcatctagcctgtccaaccccataagaattttgtacgtttctataagatcccctctcaatctcctaaattctagcgagtataagccaagtctatccagtctttcttcatatgaaagtcctgacatcccaggaatcagtctggtgaaccttctctgcactccctctatggctataatgtccttcctcagatttggagaccaaaactgtacgcaatactcgaggtgtggtctcaccaagaccctgtacaactgcagtagaacctccctgctcctatactcaaatccttttgctataaaagctaacataccattcgctttcttcactgcctgctccacctgcatgcccactttcaatgactggtgtaccatgacacccaggtctcgctgcatctccccttttcctagtcggccaccatttagataatagtctgctttcatgtttttgccaccaaaatggataacctcacatttatccacattatactgcatctgccaaacatttgcccactcacccagcctatccaagtcaccttgcagtctcctagcatcctcctcacagctaacactgccccccagcttagtgtcatccgcaaacttggagatgttgccttcaattccctcatccagatcattaatataaattgtaaatagctggggtcccagcactgagccttgcgataccccactagtcactgcctgccattgtgaaaaggacccgtttactcctactctttgcttcctgtttgccagccagttctctatccacatcaatactgaacccccaataccgtgtgctttaagtttgtatactaatctcttatgtgggaccttgtcgaaagccttctgaaagtccagatacaacacatccactggttctcccctatccactctactagttacatcctcgaaaaattctataagattcgtcagacatgatttacctttcgtaaatccatgctgactttgtccaatgatttcaccactttccaaatgtcgtgctatcccatctttaataactgactctagcagtttccccactaccgatgttagactaactggtctgtaattccccgttttctctctccctcccttcttaaaaagtggggttacgtttgctaccctccaatcctcaggaactactccagaatctaaagagttttgaaaaattatcactaatgcatccactatttctggagctacttccttaagtactctgggatgcagcctatctggccctggtgatttatcggcctttaatccattcaatttacccaacaccacttcccgactaacctggatttcactcagttcctctatctcctttgacccgcggtcccctgctatttccggcagattatttatgtcttccttagtgaagacggaaccaaagtagttattcaattggtccgccatatccttgttccccatgatcaactcacctgtttctgactgcaagggacctacatttgttttaactaatctctttctcttcacatatctataaaaacttttgcagtcagtttttatgttccctgccagttttctttcataatctaattTGTCTTGGCCTTGCTGAAGCCATGTACTGCATCATCAGtaacatagaaaaaataggtgcaggagtaggccattcggcccttcgagcctgcaccgccattcaatatgatcatggctgatcatccaactcagtatcctgcacctgtcttctctccatatcccctgatccctttagccacaagggccacatctaactccctctttaaatatagccaatgaactggcctcaactaccttctgtggctgagaattccacagattcaccactctctgtgtgaaaaatgttttcttcatctcggtcctaaaagatttcccccttgtccttaaactgtgaccccgtattAGTACGGAGATCAGTAGCAACATTAACTGCATTGCCACCATCAATGCACGCtgtttatctttaaaaaaaaaaaattcaatcaaaTCTGCCAGTAAGGATGAGTAGCAAAGCCACGCTGGCTGGATTTGATTAATTGCTGCCTTCCTAGTGTAAATTAGTCCAATCTCTCCAGAATTGTTTTCAATTATTTCACTACCACTGACACTAGATGCATGGGCATGAAATTATTTGGCTTCCCCCAGACACCCTTAAATAAAGGTACCAATGTTTAGTCATTGCATAGTACTATTTCTTGACCAGTGCATTTGTTCTCTTGCAGAGGAAACAGGTAATTCAGGAGACTATGAAGAAGATTGCTTCCATTGTTACCCAATCTGTGGAGCAAGCAGATTGGATTTTAAATTCTCGCAGTAGGATCCATGATCACGTGTGTTATCAAACAGCAACTTACCACTTCAAAACTCGCTGCTTCAACTGGCACAAGCCACTGGTAAATAAACTAATTACTACAAAGGAAACATTATGTTTTAAAATGAAACTTGCTGCCTGTTACTTTGCTTTGCTGGGGCACCAGTTGTGACCTAGATTTGGAGATGTCATTGTCATTAAAAATAGCCACCAGAATATTCTCTTTGGTTGATGATGTGCGGAATGGCAGTAAAAAGATAGTGGGCTGGATAACTTTGCACCAAACTGCCCGCATCCATTATAGTAAGGTCAGTGTAAATTACTGGCTAACACCAGGCAGTGATTAGGGGGAATCTGCCTACTGATCCCGTGCCAGAGAAGACCATGAGCCGGCCCATTTGAGTGGAGGAGATCGGCTACAAAGGATGAGAGGAGCAGACAGTAACTCGCACCTTAGTCTAATGCATTGAGTAGTCAAATGCTTTTTATGATGTTTTAAAAGCTGCCATTTTAGATGATAGCAGCTTTTGCCAGTGAAATGATGTTAGTAGATTCAGGACAAACTGAATTTATCATTGGCTTGCTATAACATAATTATACTAGCCTCAAAATCATGAGTGGGTAACATACTGTATATATAAATGCACAATAAAATGtactaaagggctgtcccactgtggcgacctaatgtgtgagtttagaagagtttgccctcaactcaaactcgcagcatggtcgacacgtggtcctaggaggtcctatgaagtCACTGGAACCCTccatcatgctcgagggaagttcccgcatactcgcgacctcagctaggttgcggaaaaaatgtccgcaagtaaaaattggtcggcatggttctttttaactcgcagtgcagtggagtggggtcgctatttagttacaggcagtcgagggcagccgtaggcaatctccttcgctgactgggcattttaattggctcattggagttttcaggacaaggaaaaccaaccggaaagtaaaatgcccgctaaactttattaaacgttgtctgacttcttaaaaatgtctcctccctctttctctcccccccccccctctctctccctctaaaggacttaccgtaactgtgcagcCTTCTTTTACCTTCCTATTCATAGCGGGTGCGAATTTCAGACAACGCTCCCCGCTTTCCCTAGCccccgcgtgcgtgtgtgtgtgtgttccagccCGCGGTTTCATAGCTGACGGTCGATACAGCTCGAGGTTGtcgactcttctgaactcgcgggttaggtcgccgcagtgggacagccccttaatgcttATCTTCATTTTAGTCAGGATTTTGAATAGTTCCCTAAAGTGGCAAAACATGGAAGTATCTGTAGGCTACTCCAATTGGTGGAAGGGTCAAGCTAAGCTGGGAAGTGGGGGTAGTGGTAgagggggagccggcgtgctttaacTTTGTCTGCGCTGTAGGtacacattgtgtatgcaagcaatgaatctcactgtgcctagtgacaataaaatgttcCTATTCATATTAGACTTCCAAAAATATTTTGGTAGAATTCTGTTGCACCACCAACTCCACTTCCCAGCTTGACCCTTCGTCCAAGTGGATTAGCTGATAGAAATTTCTAAGTTTTGCCAGCAAAAATAAAGATATTGTAGCTGTGAGCATGTGAATTAAAATAAATCTTTGTGCACAATTTATTCTAACTTAATTTCCCATATAAGATGTTATACATTGTTATTCTTTCTATTAATGATGCTCgttcctttttttccagaatgAGTATGCACTGAGACTACTTTATGCTTTAGTCAATCTCTGTGAAGGCTACTCAGTAACCAGGTAATACTCTGTGTTCTGATTTTTATCTTTATATATTGATTAAAGTGCAATGCTTTCTTTTTAAATGCTTGGAAAACCTTGCAACCAACAAATTAAATGAAAACATTCTTTATTATAATGCTGCACATAAAACAATGAAAGCAGAAAGTTTGGGGAAACGACATGTAATCACCCTGGCTCAAGGCAGCATCTTGTTTTGCTTGCAAGAGGGATATTTATGTAGACAATTGCACTACATTTTCTGGGCATCTCTCTTCCGCTTCATGACCCTGAATCAACCCTGATCCCTCTTATTATTTTGTTTTACTCTCATCTTATTTTAATAGTCTTGTAGGAACCATCTGAACTAACTATTACTTCTCATTTTGCAGTATCCTTCAAGCCATGGATAACGTGTGCCTTGTGAGGAGTTAAAATGCACTGGACTGAATACACAGAAAACTTATGTTTGTTCTCATTTGACTTAACtgtcttgattttaatattgcttCATTTTAAACATTTTGATTTTCATACAGTTTCTGTACAAGAAAGCTTGCTCAGATTGCCTTACAGCTGGAAAGTAATTTTCTGTGAAATATGCACCTTGTAACCAAAGATATTAATTTCCCTTTGGTTGGTTTTAATATTGGTTGTAAATGACTAGGATGAAGGGAAAGCACTAATTGCCACTATTCTAATGTAACTGTACTCAAAATTACACATATGTATAAATCACTGGAATAAAAATGTTAGCGGGTCAAATATATATAAATTTGACATGTCAGGTGTGGCAATGTTGAACAGTTGCATACATTCCTGTCTCTACCAAGATTATTAAATGTGTTTTCAATAAATGTACCTGGTAGTACCTCTCATGTATTGCTGTTTTCAATATGATTTCTTTGTATTTATGAATGGAAATCTAGAGTCCTAGAGCTATGCAGAATGGAAGCCAGCTTTTCAGCCCAACTCTTCCCATGCGGACCAAGTGGCCAAACTGAGCTTGCACTACAGTACTTGTCTGCACTTGGctcgtatccctccaaacatttcctagtACTTgtcaagtacctgtccaagtgtctgttaAATGTCACAATTATACCTCTCCTCTACCacgtcttctggcagctcatttcatttaGGCGAAACGTTAACCCaaaatcccctttaaatctttcacctctcaccttaaacctgtgatcTATAAGTATTAGACTCCCCTATTTTGGGGAAAAGAATGTCGTTCTTCATcatctatacccctcatgattttacataccTCTACGTTTACCCCTCAACTCCTATAGAGAATAACGGCCTATCCAGCCTTTCCTtgtaactcaaaccctccagacctggtttcatctttgtaaatctttttgCATCCTCTCCAGTTTAATAACATTCTTTCTATAGAAGGAAAACTGGAACTGTACACAGTGCATCAAATGTGGCCCTATCAGCGTCTTGTACAGCTGTGTCACGATGttccaactcttgtactcaatcctCTGATGATG contains:
- the lgmn gene encoding legumain; translated protein: MQYLTVGFFVLSQFLVKAFNVPLEELENGGHHWIVLVAGSNGWYNYRHQADVCHAYQIVHQHGVPDDRIIVMMFDDLAQSDENPTKGIIINQPNGTDVYKGVVKDYVQEHVTPEIFLAVLRGDAEAVKGKGSGKVLKSGPKDHVFIYFADHGADGILAFPNDDLHVDELQKTIRYMHRHKKYSKMVLYIEACESGSMMVELPEDINVFATTAANPDESSYACYYDEARDTYLGDVYSVVWMEDSDQEDLKKESLHQQFKIVKKRTNTSHVQEYGNLTLSHMKLNAFQGSKKAPPKTQHPLDIVDAVPSPDVLLDILKRRYMATNDIVLAQKLLTEINVHLERKQVIQETMKKIASIVTQSVEQADWILNSRSRIHDHVCYQTATYHFKTRCFNWHKPLNEYALRLLYALVNLCEGYSVTSILQAMDNVCLVRS